The Daucus carota subsp. sativus chromosome 9, DH1 v3.0, whole genome shotgun sequence genome window below encodes:
- the LOC135149603 gene encoding uncharacterized protein LOC135149603 — MKWAVELGQFDIEYEPKTAIKGQALADFILEFPPTFEVEGTECVPEPQSPIAIPENCSPWWNLYVDGAVNGNGVGAGIVLVSLEGHKLQSSIHFDFKATNNDTEYEALIAGLKLALQMRVENMNVYSDSMLVVWEIKLEQIPRSKNADADALAKLGSQKDAHMLGVIPLEIQYQPSIPKIEVLDVEVEESDLWTTPIQEYIANGTLPADKDEARKLRYKAAQYVIYDGILYKRGFNRPLLRCIAGIRCEYIMHEVHEGICGNHSGGAFLAHKILRQGYYSPTLYKDAHAFAKACDSCQRFSNTNKNPAVPLKTLTSPWPFAVWGIDLIGGLPKGKGGVKYAVVAVDYFTKWVEAEPLASITARKLVDFVYRAIVCRYGVPYKLISDNGKQFDSNEMMNFCEHLGIKKGFSVVCHP; from the exons atgaaatgggcagtcgagctaggACAATTTGATATAGAGTACGAGCCAAAGACCGCCATCAAAGGGCAAGCACTAGCTGACTTCATCCTAGAGTTTCCACCCACTTTCGAAGTTGAAGGGACGGAATGTGTACCTGAACCTCAGTCTCCAATAGCCATacccgagaattgttccccttggtggaacttgtacgtcgatggggctgtcaATGGAAATGGGGTtggggctggcattgtcttagtcagtctagaaggccataagctgcaaagctccattcacttcgactttaaagccaccaacaatgacacggagtatgaagccctaatagcggGGCTGAAGCTAGCCTTGCAGATGAGggtggaaaatatgaatgtttacagtgattctatgctagtagtctg ggaaatcaagctagagcaaataccaagatCTAAGAACGCAGATGCAGATGCCCTGGCTAAGCTAGGTTCACAAAAGGATGCACATATGCttggggtgatccccctcgaaatccaatatcagcctagcatccccaagATTGAAGTCCTAGATGTTGAGGTTGAAGAATCTGacctctggacaaccccaatccaggaatacatagccaacggaaccctgcctgCAGACAAGGATGAGGCCAGAAAATTGAGATACAAGGCAGCCCAATATGTAATctatgatggaatcctttacaaaagaGGGTTCAACCGGCCCCTCCTTAGGTGTATTGCTGGGATAAGATGTGAATATATTATGCAcgaggtgcatgaaggaatttgtgggaatcactcggggggtgccttcctcgctcacaaaatcctccgtcaaggctactactcGCCTACCCTCtacaaggatgctcatgccttcgccaaggcctgtgacagctgccaaaggttctctaatacaaacaagaacccagcggtacccctgaagaccctgacaagcccctggccgttcgctgtttggggtatagatctgattggtggATTACCCAAAGGaaaaggaggggtgaaatacGCAGTTGTGGCTGTAGACTACTTCACTAAATGGGTTGAGGCTGAACCCCtggcttccatcactgcaaggaagcTAGTAGACTTCGTGTATCGTGCCatcgtctgtcgatacggggtACCCTACAAGCttatatcagacaatgggaagcAGTTTGATAGCAATGAgatgatgaatttctgtgaacaccttggcataaagaaaggctttTCCGTGGTGTGCCACCCTTAG